The following nucleotide sequence is from Dehalococcoidia bacterium.
GCTTGGCTTCGGCTGCTCCCATCCCCCGGGCGCCTCCGCTAATCAGGGCCACTTTGCCTTCGAGTCTCATTCCTCAGCCTCCTGGCAACTTAAAGCTGCACATGCAAAAAGCGTCGTTACACCGCTTCCACTCCCAGCTTAACGGAGAGGTTCTTGATCATGTCGTCCACCATCGTGTCGAGGTCGTATGAAGGACTCCAGCCCCACTCGTCTCTGGCCGCAGTGTCGTCAAGCGAGTCGGGCCACGAGTCTGCGATTCCCTGTCGAAGTGGGTCTATATTGTACTCGATTACAAAATCTGGAATCCGTTTCCTAATCGCCGCCGCCAGCTCGTCCGGTGTGAAGCTGATCGCCGTCACGTTGAAGTCGGCGTGATGCCTGAGTTTCGATACATCAGCCTCTGCAAGGTCCATTGTCGACTTGATGCAGTCCGGCATGTACATCATCGGGAGCCGCGTGTCAGGTCCCAGGTAGCATTCGTACCTGCCTTCCCTGAGCGCTCCGTAGAAGATTGCCACAGCGTAGTCGGTTGTCCCCGCCGTGGGCTCTGTCTTCCAGCTAATGATGCCCGGCAACCGCAAGCCCCGGACGTCCAGCCCCAGCCTCTCGAAGTAGTAGTTGCCAAGCAGTTCTCCGAATACTTTGGAGATGCCGTAGAGCGTGTTCGGCCTTTGCAGCGTTTCATTGGGCGTATCCACTGCCGGAGTATCAGGCCCGAACGCTGCTATCGAGCTTGGAACGTTGACTTGGGTTACCCGTGAGCCCGCAGCTGTCTCCAGGACGTTGTACAGGCCGTTGATGTTGACCGCATGGGCAGTCTGCCGATTGGCCTCGGCTAAAGCAGATAGAATCGACCCCAAGTGGTAGACCACGTCAATGCCCAGATCGCGAATCGCAGCTTCGACGTCAGTTTGCACCGTCACGTCGAGCGTGATCGACGGTCCGCCGTCGCGCACGTCATCCGGTAATGGAGTACGATGCCCGGCGGCGACCACACTGTCGCCTCCATACTTCTCCCGAAGCGCCGGGACGAGCTCCGAGCCGATCTGCCCAGCCGCTCCCGTGACCAGTATCCTCGTCATGTCAGGCCTCTTGCCAAGAGTGAGCGGCGCCATTGTATATTCAAACTACCGTGATTAACACCGCGCACTTAGAGGACTTCAAAAGATGCCTTACCCAGAGATCGATGTACCCAGACTGGTCCAACTCCTCCAGCACCCGAACGGCCCGTGCGACGTGGTCATCGACACCGACACAGCCAACGAGATAGACGACCAATTCGCGATTGTCCACGCAATACTGTCCGAAGTCCTGAACGTCGAGGCCATCTACGCTGCCCCATTTCACACCGAGTGGACCCAGACATCCGGACCTGACGAGGGAATGGAACTAAGCTACCAGGAAATCCTCAGGGTACTGGACAAGATGCACACAGCGTTTTCTGGGCCAGTCCTGCGAGGGTCGGCCGAGTACATGTCCGCTCCCGATAGGCCTGTGTCCAGCGAGGCTGCCGGTGACCTCGCCGCGCGAGCTATGGCTGACCGGGACGGCCCTCTCTACGTGCTAGCCCTCGGAGCCCTCACCAATGTCGCGTCGGCGATCTTGGTGGAACCCGCCATAGTGAGCAGGATGGTAGTCTTACCCCTCGGCGGCTCGCCATACGAGACCGGATCGTTTGCTGACCTGAACTTCACAGAAGATGTCCACGCGGTCAGGGTACTCTTCGACAGCGGCGTCCCGGTTGTCCACGTCGTCGGATACGTGGTGTCCGAGATGATGAGAACGACCGAGCCCGAGATGTCCCGCTACCTCAAGGGAAGAGGTGCGCTCGGGGATTATCTATACGAACTGTACAGAGACTTCGTGTCGGACTTCCCGGGTAGAAGCAAGCCGATCTGGGACATGGCCGTGGGCGCCTGGCTTATGAGTCCAGACTGGACAAGCAGTCACCTGACTCCCAGTCCGATCTTCAACGAAGGCCTGCGCTACAGCTTCGACCCGACCCGCCATCCCGTGCGCGTCCTAACACGCGTGAACAGGGACGCGGTGTTCAATGACCTCTTCGAGAAGCTGGAGACCCTTAATCGTTGAGTCTCAACCTATCGGCTAGTTCCCTTGAGGCCTCGTGAGAGACGCTGACCTTCGTGTGCAGCCCGCCTCTGACCTTGTAGTCCAGCGAGATCGTTAGCCTTCTGGGACTGCACAGCGCCACCAAGTCATTAAGAATTCGATTCGCCGCGTGCTCCTGGACGATCCCCACCCCTTCGTAGCTCAGCAGGTAGTACTTGAGCGACTTCAGTTCAATACAGAGGCGATCTGGGACATACCTGATCTCGAGCGTTCCAAAGTCAGGCAGATCTGTCCATGGGCAAACAGCGGTGAATTCATCGGTGTCGATCACGACCTCAGCACCGCTATTTGGGTAGTCGTAGTCAAATGCGAGTAGGCACCCTGGGTCAATCTCCTCCTCGGTCTTTGGCTTCCTGTGCAGGTCGTTCAGACCCTGATACTCCCTCTGGAGTTCTTCGATTGTGGGCATCTGGCTCTCTCTTACTTGCGGCCGACAACTCGGTGTTCGGTGTCATCTATACTACAGGGACTCCCTCCTGTCATAAGGACAGTACGGTCCCGTTAGAAGGATAGCTAGGATGGCAAACCCTATCAAACTGAAAACTCAACGTCTTCTCCTGCGCCCCTTCGAGTTAGGCGACGCCCGAGACGTTTACGAGTATGCGCAGGACCCTGATTGGTCACAGTTCCTTCCTCTGCCAGTTCCGTACACTTATAGAGACGCCGAGGAGTTCGTCGCGAGATCATTCCTGACTTCATGGGAAACTGATCCGATATTCGCCATCACGCTGAACGGGAAAGTCATTGGGTCGTTCGATGTCAGGGTAGATCTCAAGAACAGCGCTGCTGAAGTCGGGTACGCCCTCGGCAAAGCCCAATGGGGTCAGGGCTTCACGGCTGAGGCCGGCGCCGCCGCGATGGATTGGGCATTCAGAGAATTCGGACTCGCTCGAATCGTCGCCAGGGCCGACATTGAAAACCATCAGTCCTGGAAGGTCATGAAAAAGCTCGGTATGCAGAGAGAGGGGATTGCACGCAGCAGCGGCCCCAGCCCGCGTGACCCAGGGAGCAGGGAAGACACGGTAGCCTACTCAATTCTGCGACACGAGTGGGAACAATTGACCACCGTCACCTCCTACCAGCGTGTACCTGTAACAGATTCGCGAGATCGATGACTTCTACCGAGGAACAGTTCGCAGTCCAGATCCGGGGCGTGACCAAGTCCTTTGGGCGCACTCCAGTCTTGAAGAGTATAGACCTTGATGTTCCCCAGGGAACGGTGTTGAGTCTGCTCGGGCCCAACGGGTCCGGCAAGACCACCCTGATCAGGGTACTGTCGACCCTCACCAAGCCCGACGCCGGTGAAGTTCGAATTGGCGGTGCAGGTATTGGGAGGCAGAGTGCCCGCCTCCGACGTCTGATCGGCGTAGTTGGACACGATCCGCTCCTCTACGACGACCTCACAGCCCGTGAAAACCTCAGATTCGTCTGCAGGATATTCGATCTCGACCGAATCGACGAGCGCGTTCACTCTGTGTCAGACCGCATGGGTATGGCTCCCGATCTCGACAGGAAGATCGGAGCGATGTCCCACGGCATGAAGAAGAGATTCAGCATCGCGAGAGCACTGCTGCACGACCCCCATGTGTTGTTACTCGACGAGCCCGAGACCGGCCTCGATCAGGAGGCGCTTTCGCTCCTGGACTCGGTGATTGCCAGCCGGTCTGAGTCGGGCCGGACGGTCATCATGACCACGCACAACCTTGAGCGTGCTGTGGCCCTGGGAGACCGTATGGCGATACTCGCAAGCGGCCGGGTCGCCTATGACGAGACTATCGATGCCGTCGACCCGGATGCCTCACGCCACGCCTATATCCAACACGTGGGTGCCAATCGGTGAGAAGCTACTTCGGTGTGGTGTTCGCGATTCTGGCCAAGGACCTGCTTCTCGAACTGAGGACCAAGGACATCCTGGTGACGACCCTCGTGTTCGGCCTTCTGGTCATCGTAGTTTTCAACTTCGCACTGGATCCGACACCGGCCATGATTGCGACCGTCGCTCCCGGAATCCTTTGGGTGTCGTTCACATTTGGGGGAGTACTGGGACTGAACCGCTCGTTCAGCATCGAGAGTTCCCACGGAAACCTGCAGGGACTCATGCTCGCTCCCGTCGGACGCGACGCGATCTACTTCGGCAAATTTCTCAGCAACTTCCTGTTCATGGTTGGCGTGGAGGTGGTCATATTCCCCCTGTTCCTGGTGCTATTCAACCTCCCGCTGACTGTATACTCGGTTATCCCGGTGTTGATACTCGCGACAATCGCGATTGCCGCAGTCGGGACCGTGTTCAGCGCAATGGCGGTCAACACGCGGTCACGAGAGGTGATGCTGCCGTTGCTGTTCTTTCCGGTAGTGGTGCCGGTCATAATCGCTGCTGCTGAGGCCACAGGTATACTGCTTCGGGATGCCGTCTCCACAGACGGGGCCTCAACCTTCAGGCTGATAGGCCCCGGAGTCTCAACCTGGATTCCCATGCTCGTGGTATTCGATGCCGTTTTCTTGGTAATCTGCCCAGCAGCGTTCAGCTTCATAATCGAGGACTAGCAGCAGGCAATACGGACAAGACCATGAACATACCCGCAAACATCCTGGCCGAGATTTACCGACATGCAAGGGAGAACTTTCCCAACGAGTGCTGCGGCTGGCTGATCGGCCCAAGAGACTCCGACACCGTGGTTCGAGCGAGACGCGCGGTGAATGCCTATCAACCGTCAGCCCATCCGACCGCTCCCGACCGGACCGCGGAGACCGCATACGTAATCGACGGAGCCGACCTGATCGAGTTAAACAGCACCATGGACGATCCGGAGCCGCCCCGAGTCATCTACCACTCGCACCCCAATGGCAGGGCCTACTTCTCTGAGACCGACCGTAGAGTCGCCACAGACCCATGGGGCGATGGCCCGGTCTACCCGGTCCGGCAGCTCGTCATTGGTATAGATGCCGAGCGCGTCGTCGAGGCGCGACTGTTCGATTGGGACGACGACGAGAACGGGTTTGTTGAGGTAGCCAGTTTCGACGGGGCGCAGATCTAGAGCACGGACTCCAGGGCCTCTCGCAACTCTTCGAGCGTACAGAATCCCTCGAACCTGCTGGCGATCTTCCCTTCGCTGTCAACGACGAACGACCACTCGGTGCTAGGTAGGTTCCACTCTCGCACAACCGGCGAGATGACTGCTCTGCCCAAATCCCCCTGGATCTCGTCCGGATTGTCGTAGAGATCGATGTGGATGAAGTTGGCGCTGTCAGGGAATTCATTCTTCAGGTCCCGCAGCACTTCGACCTGCGGCCCGCACACGGCGTTCGTGCAGAACGCTGGGCTGGCCATGACGATCACCGTCGGTTTGCCGCTCTCCACGGCGTCCGCGATCGTCACCTGGTAGAGATCGGGGTCTCGCATGGAGCCTGTGGTTAGCTCCGCCAGACTCTCTACGTCACCCTCGGTGCGATTTACGCTCTTGATTGCAGCGTCACCCAGCGACGGTGCCTCTGATGCCTCCGGCACTTCGAAGTACAGTCTCGCCCGCTTGGGGCTGGCGTCGTCCCCAAGAACGGTAGCCTGGATTGCCCACGCCCCCGCCCGGTCAAACGTCAGGTGAGTGCTGTAAAGGCCACGTTCGACCAGAGGGAACGGCCTGAAAAGCGCAAACGAGGTCTGTACCGGCTCCCCGAGTTCTTCGGTATCCGGTTCGAAGAACGACTGAACGGTAGCCGACGGCGAGTCGACCAGACCGGTCTGCGACTGCATTGCGAACGCGACCCTGTGCTTGCCAACACCGAGGTCGGGCGTCGCGAATATAGCCTGAATTCCATCCTCAGATTCAGGTCCGTATATGAGCCCTTCGAATGTAAGTGGTTCGTCTTCCTGCTGTGAAACGATTTCAGGTGCTGGAGGCGAGTCAGACTCACCCGCTGTGGAACAGGCTAGCCCGAGTGCCAGGAGCGACACAATGAAGATGCCCAGACGCATGTTAAGAGTCTCTCGCAGGCTCCCCACCTTCGTAGGAACCGAAGGTGAAAGCAAACAGCGTGAAGTCAGGTGAGTTCGACGCAAGCCTCAGCTCGCCTGATGCGAACTCCTGCTGGTCGATCAGAAAGTACATTCGCGACTCATCGACCTCTATGTAGCTGCTCCCGTCCGGGCCGTACATGATGTCTTTCCCTGCGCGCTCTTCCGGGATCGGGCCGTCGTCCAGGTAGACCACGACGTCATACGGGCTGCTCACTCCAGGAGACATGACGGCATTCACGCTGGTTCCCACGAACTTGAGCGCAAGGTAGTCTTCGAGGTCCGTTGTTTCACGCGCGTGGACCAGGCTCTCCGACGTGTTCAGCCATAGCCCCTGTAGGTACAGGAAGTGGTTGCGATGCTCGCCCGGGTCCGTGTACATGACCTCCATGTCTGGCGCCATATAGTACTCTTCGTGGAGCACGTAGGGCGGCACTCCGCCCGACATTAGCGTTCCATAGTTGCGCTCGTAGCCCGCGTACAACTCACGAGTTTGTCCATCCGATACGGACTCAGATTCTAAAGCTGCGGAAGCCACGGGCGGCCCCGGGTTCGTATCCGTCGTGATCTCACTCACGTCGTAGCCGGCTTCCGTAAGGATTTCGCGAATTATCAGTTCCGTCTCGTCGTACTTGCCCTCTCCGAAGTGTGAGTACCGAATCTTCCCGTTCTGGTCGATCAGGTACTTCGCGGGCCAGTAGCGATTGTTGAACGCCCTCCAGGTGCCGAAGTCGTTGTCCTGCACTATTGGGTACTCTAGGGCGAACTTGTCGACCGCCTCGACGACGTTGTCGTACTCCTCTTCGAACTTGAACTCAGGAGTGTGCACTCCAAGTATCACCAGACCATGGTCTGCGTACTTTTCGTGCCAGACCCTCAAATAGGGCAGGGTGCGGATGCAGTTGATGCAGGTGTACGTCCAGAAGTCGACAAGCACCACTTTGCCCTCTTCCTGCATTCCGGCAAGCGTCAACGGCTCCGAATTTACCCACCCGCCTGTCTGCCGGAGCTCGGGGGCGTCCTCGTACATGGCGGTATCCACAGTTGGCTCAGGTTCAGGCACTGGTGTTGGAGTATCTGGGATGCTCGTGGCTGTGGCAGGGGGAGACGTTGGAGCTGGTGCGACCGTCGGAGGTGCCTGTACGGCCAGCGGTGGACTTGTAACTGCAGCCTCAGCGGGTGCAGCCGCGTCATCATCGCTCGAGGAGCAGCCCACTGCGATCAACGCTAAGGCCGCCAGTAAGAGTCCTACTATCGTGATGTGCTGCCGGGGCATTCTGGACAGGTGGAACATTAGTACGTCCTGTAATCTCTTTAACTGTCGGCGGGACCGAATTGCGGCCACCGCTGTCTCTGGTTACGCAATGGTTAGATGTGTCGGTTTCCCCAAGCGATTCAGCCTCACGTGCCCCGTATCCGTCCCTGTCGTTGATTGGCCGGTTTTGTGACGTTAACATGAGCCGCAGATGCAATGTAAACGACTAAGTTAATTGGAGGAATCGTAACATGAAGGTCGGATTTGTCGGCGTCGGTTTCATGGGGCGCCACATGGCACGCAACGTGCTGAACGGCGGACACGAGATGAAGGTGTACGACTTGAATAGGGAAGCGGCTGATGAGGTCCTGTCTTTGGGAGCGACCTGGGCGAGCAGCCCGCGAGAGGCCGCCGAAGGCAGTGAGGTTATTTTCACGTCGCTGCCAACTCCCCAGGTCGTTGAAGAAGTGGCCTCTGGAGAGGGTGGGGTGCTGAGTGGTGCGGCCAGGGGAAGCGCGCTCTTTGACCTCAGCACCACAGACCCCACCACTATTCAGCGCATCGCCACTCGTGCTGAGGCAAGCGGCATCCATATTTTGGATGCCCCCGTATCAGGCGGTACACCTGGCGCCGAAGCAGCCACCCTGTGCGTGATGGTCGGTGGAGATCGTGAAACGTACGACAGGTTCAAGCCGGTGCTCGACCGCATCGGCGACAAGGTCATGTACTGTGGTGAACTCGGATCAGGGGCGGTCTGCAAGATAGTCAACAATCTGGTGGGATTGAGCGTGGGCGTGCTGCTCTCAGAGGCCTTCTCGATGGGCGTCAAGTGGGGAGTCGACGCCCAGACGCTGTACGAAGCCGTCTCCGGCAGCTCTGGCAACACAAACTCAATGCACGGCTTCCCAAACGGCATCTTCAAGCGAAACTTCGAACCCGGATTCGCACTCGACCTCGCCGCCAAGGACGTCGGGCTCGCCACCCAGCTCGGACGTGAGCTGAGCGTCCCGATGGAGATGTCCAACATCGCCCAGCAACGCTACATCAGCGGACAGAATCGCGGATTTGGCCGCTTGGCTGCAGGAGCGGTTGCGATGGTCCAGGAGGAGAGAGCCGGGGTCGAGATTGCTCCCAAGCAGTAGAATCTTTCAGGAATTTTGACCCGAAACGCGCTATGACCGTGTGAGTAACGCATAACTAGAATTTGTGCGATGAATTCACTAACTGTGCCCTCACAACGGTATGATCAGACGACACTGGCCAATGGACTACGTGTCGTCTCATGTGAAATGCCCCACACCCGGTCTGTGGCTATCTCTGTTTACGTGGGTGTCGGCTCAAGGTACGAGTCTGATGATCGGGCTGGCGTCTCTCATTTCGTTGAACACATGGCGTTCAAGGGAACGGAACGCCGGCCCGATCCTGTCGACATCAGCGCCCAGATCGAGTCCACCGGCGGGATGATAAACGCCGGTACCGAGCAGGAGCTTACGGTCTACTGGTGTAAGGTCGCCCAGCCGTACTTCTGCGCGAGCATGGACCTTATTCTGGATATGCTGCGCAACTCGCTCTGCAGACCGGAAGACATTGAAAAAGAGCGGCAGGTCATCCACGAAGAGCTTGCCATGATCAACGACTAC
It contains:
- a CDS encoding NAD-dependent epimerase/dehydratase family protein, yielding MTRILVTGAAGQIGSELVPALREKYGGDSVVAAGHRTPLPDDVRDGGPSITLDVTVQTDVEAAIRDLGIDVVYHLGSILSALAEANRQTAHAVNINGLYNVLETAAGSRVTQVNVPSSIAAFGPDTPAVDTPNETLQRPNTLYGISKVFGELLGNYYFERLGLDVRGLRLPGIISWKTEPTAGTTDYAVAIFYGALREGRYECYLGPDTRLPMMYMPDCIKSTMDLAEADVSKLRHHADFNVTAISFTPDELAAAIRKRIPDFVIEYNIDPLRQGIADSWPDSLDDTAARDEWGWSPSYDLDTMVDDMIKNLSVKLGVEAV
- a CDS encoding nucleoside hydrolase, producing MPYPEIDVPRLVQLLQHPNGPCDVVIDTDTANEIDDQFAIVHAILSEVLNVEAIYAAPFHTEWTQTSGPDEGMELSYQEILRVLDKMHTAFSGPVLRGSAEYMSAPDRPVSSEAAGDLAARAMADRDGPLYVLALGALTNVASAILVEPAIVSRMVVLPLGGSPYETGSFADLNFTEDVHAVRVLFDSGVPVVHVVGYVVSEMMRTTEPEMSRYLKGRGALGDYLYELYRDFVSDFPGRSKPIWDMAVGAWLMSPDWTSSHLTPSPIFNEGLRYSFDPTRHPVRVLTRVNRDAVFNDLFEKLETLNR
- the queF gene encoding NADPH-dependent 7-cyano-7-deazaguanine reductase QueF; protein product: MPTIEELQREYQGLNDLHRKPKTEEEIDPGCLLAFDYDYPNSGAEVVIDTDEFTAVCPWTDLPDFGTLEIRYVPDRLCIELKSLKYYLLSYEGVGIVQEHAANRILNDLVALCSPRRLTISLDYKVRGGLHTKVSVSHEASRELADRLRLND
- a CDS encoding GNAT family N-acetyltransferase, with the translated sequence MANPIKLKTQRLLLRPFELGDARDVYEYAQDPDWSQFLPLPVPYTYRDAEEFVARSFLTSWETDPIFAITLNGKVIGSFDVRVDLKNSAAEVGYALGKAQWGQGFTAEAGAAAMDWAFREFGLARIVARADIENHQSWKVMKKLGMQREGIARSSGPSPRDPGSREDTVAYSILRHEWEQLTTVTSYQRVPVTDSRDR
- the ccmA gene encoding heme ABC exporter ATP-binding protein CcmA; the encoded protein is MTSTEEQFAVQIRGVTKSFGRTPVLKSIDLDVPQGTVLSLLGPNGSGKTTLIRVLSTLTKPDAGEVRIGGAGIGRQSARLRRLIGVVGHDPLLYDDLTARENLRFVCRIFDLDRIDERVHSVSDRMGMAPDLDRKIGAMSHGMKKRFSIARALLHDPHVLLLDEPETGLDQEALSLLDSVIASRSESGRTVIMTTHNLERAVALGDRMAILASGRVAYDETIDAVDPDASRHAYIQHVGANR
- a CDS encoding heme exporter protein CcmB yields the protein MVFAILAKDLLLELRTKDILVTTLVFGLLVIVVFNFALDPTPAMIATVAPGILWVSFTFGGVLGLNRSFSIESSHGNLQGLMLAPVGRDAIYFGKFLSNFLFMVGVEVVIFPLFLVLFNLPLTVYSVIPVLILATIAIAAVGTVFSAMAVNTRSREVMLPLLFFPVVVPVIIAAAEATGILLRDAVSTDGASTFRLIGPGVSTWIPMLVVFDAVFLVICPAAFSFIIED
- a CDS encoding Mov34/MPN/PAD-1 family protein, which codes for MNIPANILAEIYRHARENFPNECCGWLIGPRDSDTVVRARRAVNAYQPSAHPTAPDRTAETAYVIDGADLIELNSTMDDPEPPRVIYHSHPNGRAYFSETDRRVATDPWGDGPVYPVRQLVIGIDAERVVEARLFDWDDDENGFVEVASFDGAQI
- a CDS encoding redoxin domain-containing protein translates to MFHLSRMPRQHITIVGLLLAALALIAVGCSSSDDDAAAPAEAAVTSPPLAVQAPPTVAPAPTSPPATATSIPDTPTPVPEPEPTVDTAMYEDAPELRQTGGWVNSEPLTLAGMQEEGKVVLVDFWTYTCINCIRTLPYLRVWHEKYADHGLVILGVHTPEFKFEEEYDNVVEAVDKFALEYPIVQDNDFGTWRAFNNRYWPAKYLIDQNGKIRYSHFGEGKYDETELIIREILTEAGYDVSEITTDTNPGPPVASAALESESVSDGQTRELYAGYERNYGTLMSGGVPPYVLHEEYYMAPDMEVMYTDPGEHRNHFLYLQGLWLNTSESLVHARETTDLEDYLALKFVGTSVNAVMSPGVSSPYDVVVYLDDGPIPEERAGKDIMYGPDGSSYIEVDESRMYFLIDQQEFASGELRLASNSPDFTLFAFTFGSYEGGEPARDS
- a CDS encoding NAD(P)-dependent oxidoreductase; this translates as MKVGFVGVGFMGRHMARNVLNGGHEMKVYDLNREAADEVLSLGATWASSPREAAEGSEVIFTSLPTPQVVEEVASGEGGVLSGAARGSALFDLSTTDPTTIQRIATRAEASGIHILDAPVSGGTPGAEAATLCVMVGGDRETYDRFKPVLDRIGDKVMYCGELGSGAVCKIVNNLVGLSVGVLLSEAFSMGVKWGVDAQTLYEAVSGSSGNTNSMHGFPNGIFKRNFEPGFALDLAAKDVGLATQLGRELSVPMEMSNIAQQRYISGQNRGFGRLAAGAVAMVQEERAGVEIAPKQ